A window from Malassezia restricta chromosome I, complete sequence encodes these proteins:
- a CDS encoding dual specificity tyrosine-phosphorylation-regulated kinase 2/3/4: protein MNLGYLTADDTFGTSHHTYPTGGVGTENHILPVQTPPQIQRRAPSGAVPASHQQTSAHLMQSLTPLGSPWSAASPSVTQASHDPASPTTVYDRRDQVGLGELTTPRWMLSQAHTESGLPQRVLPLDSPIHSQSSEERTTRERNARAISYSLGQSKHEQATLMPSFASMQLQDIGVGVSSPSLESTEDPVVDEFTTHRTGLRSQPSSSANIHTPPSLPVRKPRVSQTVSAQNSCAKSSPFVQGMISDPHEDAHAQVSPLLTQHSQSGAHPDIFAETTLSTTSPTINKTQEFSRFEPQVDSGSWAVDVNPSSPTRHIEPTQTKSLRQELSSKVQKSPKSRPRNESRADDHDETSSLAGRLSRRSLGAFSHLFKTSPRRSNQEDEDAASIDGPLTTSPSRSRLFFTRRRRQSLQNARNPMPRRPDATAQDRPEVSNIKAPAAPTIPPKSSRREGADVVHPLRSEPSPYYTAKAQGSRIPRSSSMVRILSRKSSEPDNARESKLPTSASMQSISSTKSSSFSTHNQTKSFMELPKEPSPVKFRSLRKSFASADAAEALRRHQASVTTATEPDISSKVTTNSETRTSTVYESNIPVPRDARRRVPNTQSRRAGRTLIDDTQAADEEMERHIQRVFRRKLAAGARHESLEKQLSFPQPEAPSKRLSPRQAAVIYGNQLCPYEQDEIHQYDSVYYVGSYARHKHYAVPEKNDRNYGYDDERGDYIVNLRDHLAYRYEIIKLLGRGSFGQVLQCLDHKTGNYVAIKLIRNKRRFYHQAMIEVKIMEHLTRLDSDNQHHVVHMTESFSFRNHLCVTMELLSINLYELIKANSFEGFSTTLIRRFTQQTLSCLALMRQARIVHCDLKPENILLANPRRSDVRVIDFGSSCYADQRVYTYIQSRFYRSPEVILGIDYHMAIDMWSLGCILAELYTGYPIFPGENENDQLACIMEVLGVPDRHLLEKSTRTKLFFDSTGAPRPVVSSRGQRGRPNSKSLATVLRTNDEWFLDFVARCLIWDPERRMKPDAALHHPWFLQNADVAIPRVPRASRVARPETSRDTSGSMLPRATSASIRP, encoded by the coding sequence ATGAACTTGGGCTACTTGACGGCAGATGATACCTTCGGTACATCTCACCATACTTATCCCACGGGTGGTGTGGGTACGGAAAATCATATCCTGCCAGTTCAAACACCACCACAAATTCAGAGGCGGGCGCCCTCAGGCGCGGTGCCTGCGTCGCACCAACAAACAAGTGCCCATTTAATGCAGTCATTGACACCACTGGGTTCGCCCTGGTCAGCAGCATCTCCCTCCGTCACTCAGGCCTCCCATGATCCGGCTTCGCCGACTACTGTATATGATCGTCGCGATCAGGTGGGTCTGGGCGAATTAACAACGCCACGATGGATGCTGTCACAGGCTCATACAGAATCTGGCTTACCGCAGCGCGTACTCCCGCTCGATTCGCCAATTCATTCACAGTCTTCTGAGGAACGCACGACACGGGAGCGCAACGCACGCGCCATTTCGTATTCACTTGGTCAGTCAAAGCATGAACAAGCCACCCTAATGCCGTCGTTCGCGTCTATGCAGCTTCAAGACATTGGAGTTGGTGTCTCGTCTCCATCATTAGAGTCAACTGAAGATCCCGTCGTCGACGAATTCACGACACACCGAACCGGTCTTCGATCGCAGCCGTCCTCGTCAGCGAACATTCACACCCCACCCTCTCTTCCCGTGCGTAAGCCGCGTGTGTCCCAGACTGTATCGGCTCAAAATTCATGTGCCAAGAGCTCTCCCTTTGTCCAGGGCATGATCTCAGATCCTCATGAGGACGCGCATGCCCAAGTGTCGCCGCTCTTGACGCAGCATTCACAGTCTGGCGCGCATCCAGACATCTTTGCTGAAACTACCCTTTCTACCACGTCTCCCACCATTAATAAAACACAAGAATTTTCTCGTTTCGAGCCTCAGGTCGATTCGGGCTCGTGGGCTGTGGATGTGAACCCATCCAGTCCTACGAGACACATTGAGCCGACGCAAACAAAATCACTACGGCAAGAATTGTCATCCAAGGTGCAAAAATCTCCCAAGTCGCGTCCACGGAATGAATCTCGTGCAGATGATCATGACGAAACGAGTTCCTTGGCTGGTCGTCTTTCTCGGCGCTCGCTAGGGGCATTTAGCCATCTCTTCAAGACGAGTCCGCGTCGTTCGAATCAAGAAGATGAAGACGCTGCATCCATTGATGGACCTCTGACCACATCGCCTTCACGCTCACGTCTCTTCTTCacgcgtcgacgtcgccaGAGTTTGCAAAATGCGCGAAATCCTATGCCGCGTCGGCCGGATGCAACTGCACAAGATCGACCCGAAGTTTCAAACATCAAGGCCCCCGCGGCGCCCACCATTCCTCCCAAATCATCTCGTCGTGAAGGCGCAGACGTGGTGCATCCCTTACGATCAGAACCGTCGCCGTACTACACGGCCAAGGCCCAGGGCAGTCGAATCCCccgctcctcgtccatggTGCGCATCCTCTCCCGCAAGTCGAGCGAGCCCGATAATGCGCGTGAATCGAAGTTGCCTACGAGTGCATCGATGCAGAGTATCAGTTCGACGAAATCGTCGTCTTTCAGCACCCACAATCAGACGAAATCGTTTATGGAGCTGCCCAAAGAACCATCGCCCGTCAAATTCCGCTCTTTGCGCAAATCATTTGCCAGTGCCGATGCTGCTGAGGCGTTGCGTCGGCACCAGGCTTCTGTAACCACCGCGACCGAGCCGGACATATCGTCCAAGGTCACGACAAATTCCGAGACCCGCACTTCGACCGTCTATGAGTCGAATATCCCCGTGCCAAGAgacgcacgccgacgcgtACCGAATACACAGtcgcgccgagctggcAGGACACTTATTGACGATACCCAAGCGGCTGACGAAGAGATGGAGCGGCACATTCAGCGCGTTTTTCGTCGAAAGCTTGCTGCAGGTGCAAGACATGAGAGCTTAGAAAAGCAACTGTCTTTTCCTCAGCCTGAGGCTCCAAGCAAGCGTCTATCGCCGCGTCAGGCTGCGGTCATCTACGGCAATCAGCTGTGTCCTTACGAGCAAGATGAAATCCATCAGTACGACTCGGTCTACTACGTCGGCTCGTATGCGCGACACAAACACTACGCAGTGCCAGAGAAGAATGACCGCAACTATGGCTACGACGACGAACGTGGAGACTATATTGTCAACCTACGTGATCACTTGGCGTATCGTTACGAAATTATCAAGTTGCTGGGCCGAGGCAGCTTTGGCCAGGTACTTCAGTGCCTGGACCACAAGACAGGCAACTACGTGGCCATCAAATTAATTCGGAACAAGCGTCGCTTCTATCACCAGGCCATGATTGAAGTCAAGATCATGGAGCACCTTACCCGTCTCGATTCTGATAACCAACATCATGTTGTGCACATGACCGAATCCTTCTCGTTCCGAAATCATTTGTGTGTGACGAtggagctgctgagcaTAAATTTGTATGAACTGATCAAAGCTAACAGTTTTGAGGGCTTTTCTACGACCTTGATCCGCCGCTTCACTCAACAAACTCTCTCCTGTCTTGCCCTCATGCGCCAGGCTCGGATTGTGCATTGCGACTTGAAACCCGAAAACATACTTCTCGCGAATCCACGCCGCAGTGATGTGCGTGTCATCGACTTCGGATCGAGCTGCTACGCAGATCAGCGGGTGTATACGTACATTCAGAGCCGCTTTTATCGTTCGCCTGAAGTGATTCTTGGTATTGACTATCACATGGCCATTGATATGTGGAGCTTGGGATGCATTCTCGCCGAACTCTACACGGGATATCCGATCTTTCCTGGCGAAAATGAAAACGATCAACTGGCATGCATCATGGAAGTTCTGGGTGTGCCTGATCGTCACTTGCTCGAGAAAAGTACGCGTACGAAGCTGTTCTTCGACAGTACCGGTGCACCGCGTCCTGTGGTGTCATCGCGTGGACAACGCGGCCGACCCAACTCCAAGTCCCTGGCCACGGTGCTACGCACGAATGACGAGTGGTTCCTCGACTTCGTGGCCCGCTGCCTCATATGGGATCCAGAGCGCCGTATGAAACCAGATGCTGCATTGCATCACCCTTGGTTCCTCCAAAATGCGGACGTTGCCATTCCCCGTGTGCCAAGAGCAAGTCGCGTTGCCCGACCTGAAACATCGCGCGATACTTCGGGCTCGATGCTACCGCGCGCAACGTCTGCCTCCATCCGCCCCTAG